In Zingiber officinale cultivar Zhangliang chromosome 1A, Zo_v1.1, whole genome shotgun sequence, the DNA window taatcaacttctgtaatatggtttaacttaggaagatcacatcggttaaacttggagtaaaaatgttaagtatcgtttccaatccaagtttaacttttgaagagcaacttggattaataatgttaagcatcgtttgcaatccaagtttaacttcagtagagtacatgggtagctaggttaagttctgtgcttgtacaaatttttgtatggggaaacagaatggtattccgagtagcaaccaacaattggtatcagagctaggtttttgcctctgtgtgtttggttttcaattaattatgtacttttcatacataagtttaggcaggataatagtaggatgtgcaaatagattaactctgtggttgcagactccaactattatggcccattgtgattgtgtgtgattggaccctcggacatgtcaagggcattttatatgtgtgcatgattataattattaaatacagcaggagctgtattagttttaagattctacattctattcgatctagattatatgtacattcttcatggaatataggatcaataaatgtaaaattttatttttttatcgaggattgtatccttgcgaggtaTGATGCTATTTGAGGAACAGcggaaaaaggaagaaagatagaCGCAACGATATGACCCATTGGTGGCGGCTAGGgttgacgacacacggaggacagctatggatgaggccataatagttgaaaaattagttttcatatttattgccttttatgctgtgatgtgCTGTATTTGTGTGCttgtatgcatgttaaaattcctcgtttctaaataactaagtgggagaggaattaattaaattccacggtctccattactggtttgtaagtgatgcattcaaacttgcgcattgactctgaatgtcttcctccacatcggatgagtttgtttatggatcactagattaaatttccttaatggatgattataggaaattatctgaaggggcacaatcctatttaatggacttagtatcaagtaattatatacacttaggcgcatttaatagtatcctccccattggagtcattgctattatttgtgtgaccgaagaaaaacaaactattaattttatttgtcataaagttaggttgacaagataataaaattaatgtgtAAACCTCCCTCTTATGAACAAGAGGgtttatacgttggcggaacttctgacagaacttcaagtagtAGAAGagttatttcgtcaaagttctcaaattcacattgttgAGAACTTTTCTCCTTCTAAATCGAaaggcatgaagaagaagaaacaagcaaagaaagtgaattgaTCTCTAGGGACTGAACCGAAAGTAagtgtgaagaagtcgaaggacaagtgcttcacatacaagcagtctagacattggaaggtgggATGCCCTctcagaaaggagaacaataaaggtatatcttattctctagtagttaaaacatgtttagtggtgttatctaccggtacctagtgtgtagatacgggagccactgatcatgcctgtaattcattacaggggttttAGGAAACTCAACGACTACATGAagaggagattaccgtctacatgggcaatgctacgatattgattttgagaaattatctttatttaccaagttttagaaagaatttgatttcagtttctaaaattgTGGATGGATATGTTGGATCGacagcgctagagaggggggggtgaatagcgctcgtggctttcactcgtttcggattcataaaacactcgacaagtagcagcggaaatagataaaataacaaatacacagaagactccaagatttacttggttcgaagcctaggacaactcctactccaaggcccgcgatcgttgatcgctttcagtgGGCAATAACTATATTATCGTAAGTCTTTTACAAGAaaataagtacaagtattaaactttaaaagattataccgacaaatacaaagatgaacgaagtggttgtcgattgttagagtagcagagtctagttgaagctttcggagcagcgtacaagaTCACAAGTTCTTCTGTTCGAGTTCTATACTTAAGCTGCACCCCAAGGcttctttttatagcctctgcaagACTGATCCAGATCCTTGAACCTCGGGATAAGATTTGACCCGatgcggatcggtcgaccgatccccggttcggtcgaccgatcagatgacctccacctcatccgatccgctcgctccgcttcgatctggtcaacttctatcccatgttcggtcgaccgataaataaTTTCGGTCGACAGATCAGCTACTCTGACTCAGTCCAGccggcctgatccagtcgacgcccaaccttggttcgatcgaccgatccttaggtccggtcgatcgatcccctggtcgagcccggtccaacctctggaaaTCTGTTCtgctggcttgggggttcggtcgaccgatcccggtcagtcctaaccctgcataaaaatattagtttcctgtaaaatagagttagaacacaaacgataatatatagaaataaatttgacagtctccaaactgtccggttctgacttcggatttccttccggaaaccctaggtcgaaccgacgcctactgttccctcttccggggaacgcatcctcacttactctactcaggagactttacctttgctcagcgtccggtccgatgcttccggtcttcatgctggacgtccggtctatgacccgtccagacttccacccagttcgcgacaccaagatttcaacttaggttaccgcccctaggatttttgcccgaagctctgacccaccaagactttccgcataggattatcaccccctatgacctagggttaccaccccctagggttttttcctttcctaaccgcagctaggactttcctgaaatactcaatcatatacattagataacaattaaacttaactttgaatctctttgccattatcaaaacttgagttcgatcgtcggatgcttcctgcaccaacaggatattctttttcttttggtaaAGAAAATAGAGTAGTTACGTTggctgacaatttgtatactctaaatccaataactcccacgatacaacaaaatTCATTTTAgagatatgctttggaaacggcagtgtacattctgaacttggtatcttctaagtcagtaccctttactcccatagaattgtgaaataggcgtaagcctagtctgaaacatatttggATCTGggatagtccaacacatgtgctgaaggaagacattgataagttggaatcacgcacagaagttcgcttgtttgcgggctatcctaaaggaacaaaagatagtttattttatagtcctaaagatcagaaggtcattgttagcatcaatgtctgatttttagaaaatgactatgtaatgaaccacaagcccatgagtaaaattgttcttgaagaaataagagaagacacgtctaccttagtaccaacggtacaagatgagatatcacaagaaattACAACACGTGTcgcaaatgatgcacaattacaagtagtgtctcgtcgtagtggaagggttgttaggcaacataatagattcatgtttttgggagaatcttcggacttgatccctgtgaacatgaacctgatccctggacatatgatgaagcaagagatcttggaacatctggtttaatgaagtgatccagtcttatagatttattcagtgaccggatgagtcttgtgtatacaagaggagtgacgaaaacgtggtggtatttcttgtactatacgtagatgacgtTTTGCTCATTgtcaataatgtcaaagtgttgtcagacgtaagggtatggttatccaagtgttttgatatgaaggacttgggagaatgtgaacatattcttgggatcaaagtaataagggatagcAAGAAAAAGATATTGTCCTTATCCTAAgtttcatacatcaatactatcctagctcgttttagcatacaaaactccaagaaaggttttctaccttttcggcatggagtacccttatctaaagagatgtctcctcaaacatcaaaggagatagaggagatgaaggcggttctttatgcttcagctgtaggaagcctaatatatgcaatgctatgtacgaaactggatatttgttttgccatgcacatggttagtagatatcaaagtcacCCAAGACCGGGacactggactgccgtaaagcatatattaaagtacctgagaaggaatagagattatatgctagtttacaagacagatgatttgctccctgtgggttacacagattcaggctgatagggacaatagtaagtcgacctcgggattttgtatttacttttggaggtggagccataataatggaggagtgttaagcagaaatgcgtttcagactccatcatggaagctgagtatgtggcaacctctgaggcaaccatagaagctgtatgactcagaaacttcatgatgaacttagatgtgattcttggtttgcccaaaattattacagtttattgtgataatagtggtgcagtagcaaattcgaaggaaccatgagcccataaggcaagtaaacacatagagcgcaagtaccacataATATgaagagaggttgttgtcgccaagattacatcagtagataacctggcagatcctttttcTAAGGCCTTtccagcgagagcttttgatggaatGTTGAGaggatggaaatcagatgtatgacagtatataggacaacatagtcttttagtataagtgagagattgttagaatatatactaaaatcctagcttttcgtaaacatttattttgaaataagaatcacattcgtcaaatgtctgcatttatgttaaatgtagttgtccatttaatttatattgtagataacattgtgtgtggtgccacacagaagatcatgctatcagtttcttataaattataaatagtagcttacaaccaagatggattgggacaaaccattggaatggttatagtgtaatttggtattagtttatcttgactataaagttacactagtacactatgtgtgtattgagcaggaccatttgaggatattttttttatactgactgcataaaagaataaaacctctgttattatggatgtgcgtactcttaatcccgatataataacaagcacatagacttagtatttatttttttaatttatcaatgggtgagatttagttcgttaaatcaataggtcccataaattgggaaatgatattatttatatggtgtgttgttgattatagaaggaaactgtgtcctagtaatctagttgATGATGTCATATGATCTAGAGGTTGAATCTCAAAAACATCCTCTTGTAAAGTAGGATATAACTTTATATAATGGATTTTTCCTTAGGACCCCATATTGACGGAAGCTTCGTGTATTAGACTGTCTTTTTTTATTATGTTTAACTTTTATTGTTTGCTCATATCATTCACCTTTTCTAATTTACTAGAAGGGGGAAGAATTGTTAATACACCTTTAGATAGTTGGCACATTTTTAGGCTCTAATTCTATACTAAATAATATCTCACATATCTATGTGATGGCATAAAatagttattcaaaaatttatatgtaatttcaATGATATCTGATGTGGATATGGATTGAGGGGTAGAGAAGAAATTAGGGGGAAGAAGGAGGGCATTTGAGTCTTTTCGCTGGTTAGGGCTtgaggggagaaaaggaagcacTGTAGCGTGCAGAGGGGGGCTCGTGCGTTTGGGGTTTTCTCTCTACCGCCAACTTCCTCCCTCCCGTGCTCCTCGCCGGTGCCGACGCCGACCACCATCTCTTCTCATCTCCCTCTCCTTACCGCGCCTTCACCGCTACTACCTCCTTCGCCGCCACCCTCGAACGCCGGCCATAGCGACAACaacccctctcttcttcctcctcctcgcaACGTCGACGACAacccctccttcctccttctcctcgcGACACTGGCGTCAGACTCCCTCTTCTCCTCGAGACGCAGCCGTCGGACAGACCGACCCCTACTCTCCTTCTCACCGGCCCCCTGCTctacctctcctcttcctctcatcGTCGGGTGCCTATCATCGTCGAGACAGAACCACCCCCTTTCTCCTAGTTCGTGCGCAGCAGCCTCTCTTGCCGGCAGTCACCGGGCACCGCGGTCCTGATTGCCGATGCCTCCGTCTACTCTTTCTGCCTCCACGCACTGTAGCCTCCCTGACCGATAGCCACCGCGCACCAGCAGTCCATATGTCGACACTCCCTATGATTTCACCCCGGCTCCGATTCCGTGTCGTTGTTATATGTCGACCCCGTGCCGATCCAGTTTGTATGTCGTATCTTGAGCTACAGCTGTAGTACACCTCTCTATTATATTTCGGGCCTTGAACTGTGGTTAAATCCCAATCTACGTGTTGTTGTCATTGTATCACGGCCTGCGAGCTGCAGTCGTCTTTCGGATTGTATGCTTTGTGTCTAGCCTTCGGGGTGTTGTTATTTTCCGGTTTGAGTGCCGGTGTCTTATCTCGGCATGCGTGTCGGAGTTATATGTCGGGTTGCGTGTCGATATCGTATCCCAGTCTGCGTGCCGCTATTATATCCCGACCTGCAGCCTGTCTTCTGGCTTCGTACCGTATCTGGTTCCATGttgtcagatccagctctccacCCTAATCGGGCGTCTACTCTTCCGGGTCctgacaactcgagcagcgtcccatccgagggcgctcccctgggccagggtacgtcttcGTACTCGTCtctcatttatttcattattatattattagcctgTTAATTATATGTCCGTTTGATctgcctcgagcctcggggtatCAAGGACCGAggggacccggtcgctggctgcaagtagcgttgaccagaggacttttgaagacttggtcaacacagaagccatCTCAACACACCCCTCCTCCGGGACATTGCGACTCGGTCACCATTCTCACCACCTCACccggcggtccgtctgactcagcttccagaCGGGATCAATATCTTTTAGGCATTCCATGCAAAGTCACCTGATAGCTAGAGATGCTAGGGGAACCAAAGCTAAGAtgataagtggatggagatttatCATTTGAGATTGAGGAGTTGAATCTTAGGACTGGCGGGGCATAAATTCCTGTACTCCGTATAACTCATCCCCTCATCCATTTGTCTCCTCAGtcaccgtgatttaccttctccgtggtGGTCCTGGGACAAACTAGCGGGGGCACTAGGAGCAAGcgattcaccttttgccacttgTGTGAATTGTAtacattaaataaaatatttatgtaaaataatttttattgtgGAAATTATTCTGTAAGTCATTCTTTTATTATTCCATATCTATTACATTCTATCAACTAAATACTTGAATACTTATATTATATCTATTGTCTATTTCACACCCTACCAATAACTATATATATGTTCTATTGTTTGTCTATTTGATTTTATGGATCAAATGAGCTTAAGGTTGAAGCACCTAGTAAACACATGAATGAACAAAAATTTGAGTCCCATAGTGTCCCATTCGAACTGAGGCCTGGCACAACTCCAAGTTCCAAAGTTAAAAACAAAACTACTTGAACTTAGATTGATACTATAAAACCCTGATTTAATTACCTATCACATGCATCTTCCATTCTAGTGTTTCTTTTAGCTCAGTGGTAATAGTATCATAAATGACACTACCAGTTAAGTTAAAAGATTCCAAATGAAAATGTCTAACAAACCACACATATATTTAGACACAAAGAATGGCTTGTTCTCCCACAACCCAAACTGAAACAAATGGGTACAAAGCAGGAACAAAAAATTAACCAGTCACTATGAACCCCTAACGATAGTCTGGTACCCAAAGCAATACTGCATACAAAATAAGCTGTCCTCTGAGTTCTTATGGCAATGTGGCAACTGAAAccaggagcatcatcatcataaaCATGACTAACTCGAATGCCCGACAAGAAACTGTAGCATATGAAGTCATTCGGTGGTGAGGAGTCTGCTCACTGAAAGAGGTTACAaacaaatcttaaaaaaaaaaaagagagaatttAAAGGAATATAAAGAAAGTAACAAATAACAAGAAGGCATACTTTTGAAACTTTTGGAGGCGACCACAGTAGAGAGCATTGTCTGGACGGGGTAACTCGGTTTTGTTAGTGTCTTCTGGGTTGACCACTCTGATGTACACTTCCTGGCCAAGATACCAGGTATCTAGATTTTGAGCACGCAAATTCCAGATTCCAACGTTGTCTAGAGAAACTAAGATTGCAGTCCATGCTCCAGGGAAAACCTGCCCAATAGATCAACAAAGGTTATGAAAGATTTTGTTTCTGAATAGCATACAGAAAAGAAAGAAAGCTTTTCATAACTATTTCTGACATGATTTCTGCTTCCAAGTTTCATATTTATTTCTGGCATGATTTCCACGTTTCTACTCCAGAGAAGAAAAAGCTACAGGATATAAGACAATTAATTTCAAGCTCTTGCATGTTATGTGATCTTGGTGACATTGATATCATCACCTCTTCACAGAATCCAAATAAGTTTCAGATAAGTTTTGGCATTAGCGTTATAGTTCTAATAGAGGGTAATTTGAATTCTAAGACATCAGTTATTCACAGTGATAATGATCTTAGCAAGCGTTGCTTGTAAGGCTGCAATATAGATAGATATGAAACTTTGCATAAATTTGCATTTTGGATTAGATGAAATTCTATGGAAAAACACCTGGGTCGAGCAACGGGCAACTCCATCCCCTTTGTTGTATGTCCCTCTACTCTCCTCTGTCCACTCACCATAGTCCATCCTACCACAATGGACTCATGGCATAAATATTTAAGAGAAAATGGAATGCTGCAACATTTAATTAAACTGTATGTCTTTTGCTTACCCTACAACAAAGAATGAATATCCATCCATGTGAAAGGTTTGAACTTTAGTATGATTGTTCTGAAATATGATCTCCATGAACCCTCGAAAAGTTCCATTGATTACAGACCTTCCAACTTTAGGTGCTCCTTTGAGAGGCCTTGTGGGAAAATCAAGTGTGTAAATACCCTTAAGCTTATACTCATCGGCAAGCCTTAATGGTGTCTCAGGGGGAGAAAATGAGATTCCATTGAGTGTAGTTCTATGTTTTCCATTGATGACTACGGGTGGTTTATTCTGCAACACATAAACCTGAGACACATTGATCGAACCATATCTGAAAGATCCTTGAGGATTTGGACGTGCAGCACCAGCACTCAGATTCCACCTGATAGATAGCGCCCAACATTCTGAGTTTGTTTAGCAAAGCCAAAGCACTAGATATTATAGAAGATTACCTGATGGATCTTGCTTGATTCATTGAGTAAGTCTTGTCATATACATCATTTGGGGGATCAGGTAGAGGACCAGACGCTTTGCCTTTGGAGTTGGAGTAGTGGAGGATGGCGACACCAGTGACTCTAGCCCAATGCGACTGGTTCACGAATCTTGCACTTGCCACAATGTAATAGTCGCTGCTTGCATTCTGATCCATTGTGACCAAGAAAGAGTAGGACTGCCCTACATGTACATCTAAGTTGGTATAGTTTTGCTGAGAAGCGTATGAGCCCTCTGTCTCCACTAGTTGCAAGTTGTGGTTTTGGATTCTGAAATTTAAGCTGGTCGAGATGCCAACATTGTGCACTCGAAAACGGTACCTTTTGCCTGTTCCAAATTCAAATCTAGTCATCCATTAGCAGTCAATATGATGCACAGTATCAAGGAACTGCTGAACTAACTGCATTAGAAATTCAGAATTCAACAGCCCATagcatttttttcttcttcttttccctttcgGACAATTCAATCATgtaaagaattttctaaaaatatagtAGCTTGATGACCTATCTCAACACTGAAACTGAATTTTTAAGTTTCTTTTTCTGCAAAAGTTGTTTCCAAATTCAAGACTATTAGTCATTTGAAACTAGATTCTTGTGAATAGATACATTTCAAAAACGATCTTGAAATTACGGAGACATTCTATTTGTGGAAAAGAAGATGAAACTGCTTTTCTCATTGTTTTTCTGCACAGGCAACCTGTTTCGAACAACATAACACTATGGTGCTTGCATTCCTAATGAAGAAAACGTGGGGATGAAAATTTCTTAGACCAAGAGATTTTGGAATTCCAGAATTTCGTCAAAAGGATGGTCTCTTTTCTAGTAGATTTTGGGATTAGTGCTGAGATTAATAAACAATCTGGGCGTGTAGTTCTTTTACCTGGATGAACATGAATCGTTTCGTAGGCAATCCCAGCAGGAACGAGAGTCCTATTGTACCGATATGGTCCCTTGCCGTTCATCAGCACGCCGTCCGGCATTCCGAGTTCCTTcccattctcaagcgccttcctgaGATCCTACGTCGCGAGAAAACTCCACATCAGAACTAGATCAAGCAAGGTTTTGTGAGTCAAGGAAGTTGGCGTGTACGTACTTTGTAGTCCCTGTTGTACCAATCTCCAAGGAACAGGGTGATGTCCCCGTCTGGCTTATCGAATGGCACCGCGATCACGTCGCGGTTGTTGACGGTGATTCCCCCGTAGCCGCCGGCTGCTCTCTGGAAGCCAGTGGACGGGAAGTAGAAGTAGCTACCGATCTGGTCCTTCACCTGGAACTCATAAGTCCAATTCCATCCAGACGGAATGGGGCAGTTGGTGCCCAGCACTCCATCTTGCCATGAATTCTTCCGATGCTGGATGCCATTCCTTCAACCAAACAATTAATTAATGCTCTGTCAAAATTCCAAACAAAGAAATAGGATCCAAGATCAACAAGATAACTAGTGGAATCAGAGAGTACTCTACCATGTAATCAGCAGGGGCTCATCCAGATCATTCAGAATATTAACGACTACATTCCAATTCGTGGAGACATTGACAATGGGGCCGGGGAATTGACCGTTGATCCCAATCACCTGACAACAACCGGCGAAGACCACCATATTAGCACAATTTctgccttttttttctttttagtcaaactaaagaGAAGAGCCAAAACAGTTGGTGAAAAACAGAATCATCATTTGGTTTagcaaggaaggaaggaaggaaggaaagaTATGCCTGCTGCTTGACCCCGAGAGGAGCGGCAGTGATGAAGGAGACATCCCAGTCGAAGTAAGCGTAGGGATCTCCGGCGAAGCAGGGAGAGGCCACTGCCGACACCCACACCGCCAGCAACGTCCATGCCCACGCCATCCTTCTCTGCTCACACTATATAGCTTAGAGATGTTGCTAGCTAGAATGCCTTCGACTGGTGGAAAAACAGAAGGTGAATAATTGATCTAAACCAAGCTCGACGCTGCGAATTTCTCACTCACTCAGCGAATCTGCATTGGTGACGATTGGGGGGAGGACTGTGAATGGCAGCGAGTAGTTGTGATGTGAGACTGAAACCGGTACTAGATAATGGAAGACGGCCGGCGTCGGGCCCtgtgtgctggatcgatcagatcTAGTACGGTGGAGCGTGGTGGGCCCCACGAATAGGTTAGGCTGCATGGACGTTGAGCGTGCCAGCGATTATCCAGAAGAAGACACTGGTCGGCTGGATCGGC includes these proteins:
- the LOC122038429 gene encoding monocopper oxidase-like protein SKU5 — encoded protein: MAWAWTLLAVWVSAVASPCFAGDPYAYFDWDVSFITAAPLGVKQQVIGINGQFPGPIVNVSTNWNVVVNILNDLDEPLLITWNGIQHRKNSWQDGVLGTNCPIPSGWNWTYEFQVKDQIGSYFYFPSTGFQRAAGGYGGITVNNRDVIAVPFDKPDGDITLFLGDWYNRDYKDLRKALENGKELGMPDGVLMNGKGPYRYNRTLVPAGIAYETIHVHPGKRYRFRVHNVGISTSLNFRIQNHNLQLVETEGSYASQQNYTNLDVHVGQSYSFLVTMDQNASSDYYIVASARFVNQSHWARVTGVAILHYSNSKGKASGPLPDPPNDVYDKTYSMNQARSIRWNLSAGAARPNPQGSFRYGSINVSQVYVLQNKPPVVINGKHRTTLNGISFSPPETPLRLADEYKLKGIYTLDFPTRPLKGAPKVGRSVINGTFRGFMEIIFQNNHTKVQTFHMDGYSFFVVGMDYGEWTEESRGTYNKGDGVARCSTQVFPGAWTAILVSLDNVGIWNLRAQNLDTWYLGQEVYIRVVNPEDTNKTELPRPDNALYCGRLQKFQNEQTPHHRMTSYATVSCRAFELVMFMMMMLLVSVATLP